A stretch of the Papaver somniferum cultivar HN1 chromosome 6, ASM357369v1, whole genome shotgun sequence genome encodes the following:
- the LOC113286519 gene encoding uncharacterized protein LOC113286519, whose amino-acid sequence MAETLPRYVILQSDYNGRYLRTVEGNSQVPLALKFGGEYSFDRDTRFELEKGKDDDSVGMFNIRCMYNNKYLSTVDASNNWITATASEPEEDQTKWSCTLFQPVFDTAGENTMVRFRHIGTGNFACLHTGSSTLVDCLKADGDGYDKFLVINWVSVVMFPNRIVIKGDNNRYLRERGDTFLAFDTDKLEGFNTEYEVTPSRNGGLRIKCLSNGKLWRKDNGFWVGADGSDGDNHITNNMFIPVKLAENLVAFRSLRDNLYLKRLSYDGEDDCLAALNKYVDEYSRLKIEDPCISRKIDNVVFRIPAANTTKGKPVVLINKRVENNTLSPMTVAIDLRYS is encoded by the coding sequence ATGGCAGAAACACTGCCGAGGTATGTCATACTCCAATCAGATTATAATGGTAGATACTTGCGCACTGTTGAAGGAAATTCGCAGGTACCTCTGGCTCTCAAATTTGGAGGTGAATACAGTTTCGATCGTGACACGAGGTTTGAGTTGGAGAAGGGGAAAGACGATGATTCTGTTGGAATGTTCAATATCAGATGTATGTACAACAATAAGTACTTGTCAACTGTGGATGCGTCCAATAACTGGATCACTGCAACTGCTTCTGAACCTGAGGAGGATCAAACAAAATGGTCGTGCACACTTTTCCAGCCTGTTTTCGACACTGCTGGCGAGAATACCATGGTACGATTTCGCCATATCGGTACTGGAAATTTCGCTTGCTTGCATACGGGCTCTTCCACCCTCGTTGACTGCTTAAAGGCGGATGGAGATGGGTACGACAAGTTTCTTGTCATCAACTGGGTGTCCGTAGTGATGTTCCCGAACCGGATCGTAATCAAGGGGGACAATAACAGGTACCTCCGTGAGAGGGGCGACACATTCTTGGCTTTTGACACTGATAAACTTGAGGGATTTAATACGGAATACGAGGTGACTCCAAGTCGAAATGGAGGCCTACGCATTAAGTGTCTTTCTAATGGTAAATTATGGAGAAAGGACAATGGTTTTTGGGTAGGTGCAGACGGATCTGATGGCGATAACCACATCACCAATAACATGTTTATCCCCGTCAAATTGGCAGAAAATCTGGTGGCTTTCAGAAGCCTCAGAGACAACCTTTACCTCAAGAGACTATCGTATGATGGCGAGGACGACTGCCTAGCTGCCCTCAACAAATATGTTGACGAGTATTCTCGCCTGAAAATCGAGGATCCTTGTATATCAAGGAAAATCGATAACGTCGTTTTTCGGATCCCTGCTGCAAATACAACTAAAGGAAAACCCGTTGTGCTTATAAACAAAAGGGTCGAAAATAACACCTTATCGCCCATGACGGTAGCAATAGATCTCAGATACTCATAG